The Stutzerimonas stutzeri genome segment CGCAGCGGGTCAGCTGCCAGCGCCCGGCCGGTGGTGGCCTGGCCACCCTGGCCGGCTCGCGCCGCCAGCGGCCGGAGGGCTTCGCCATTGGCAGCAGTGGCAAGCGTGGCGGATATCGACTGGATCATCATCCCCTGTCTCCGGCTTGGAACATGTCAATGCGCTGATAGGCAGCACGCCCTTCGGCATACTCGAGGTGGTTCAGCAGCAGCTGGCGCAGCCGCTCGCACTCCTCGGCACAGGCCTGCAGGCCTTGGCCGTGGAGTTGCTTGAGGCGGTGCTTGGCGGCATGGGTCGGCTCGTCCAGTTCAAGCCGTCCGGCCAGCGTCTCCAGGCACTGACGGATCGCCGCATCGACCGCGGCCACCGCGGTCCAGTCGTTGCGCTCCAGCGCTGCCTGCAACTGGCCGTGCAGCGCCATCAGGCGCTCGCTGTCACTTACGGGCGGCACTGACGCCCTCCCAGCCCTCACGGAGAATGCCGAGCAGGTTGGTCACTTCGTCCAGCCCTTCCAGTGACAGCGACACGCTGACGTCCGAGAGCCGGTAGATGCAGTACTCGTAGAGACGCGACAGCCCCTGAACCACCTCACCGCCACCTTCTTCATCGAGGGCACCGTTGAGGCCGTTGAGGATGTTCATGCACTTTTCCAGCGATATGCCCTTCTGCTGGTAGCGCTTGTGTTCGATGTGGCCGCGTGCACGGGCCAGCTCGTCCAGCAGGCCGTCCATCAGCACCAGCACCAGCTCATAGGGCGACGCGGCAGCCGCGCGGGCTTCGAGGTCTACCGAGCGGTAGCTGTCATAACTGTCGTTGGGGTGATAGCTGTTCATGAGAACAATCCGTTAGCTTGCGATGAGGTGGGCATCGAGAACATGCCACTGGTCTGCTCCATGCTCTGCATGGTCTGCATCATGGTGGTGAACTGCCGCAGGTAGCGGCTGTAATGGGTGTCGTACTGCTGCTGGAGCGCCTCGAACTGCTCGTCGATGCGACGCAGGCTCATGTCCAGGGTGTCCATGCGGTTCTTCAGCAGGCCATTGGTGCTGCTGGTGTAACTGGCGACGGTCTTGTCCATGCTGTCGAGCAGCTTGTCGGTGCCGGTGAACAGCTCCTCGAAGCCCGCGGGATCGCTGGCGACCGCGGCCTCGAAACGCTTGGCATCGATCGTCAGCTTGCCGTTACGGTCGGCGCTGATGCCGAACTCGATCAGGCTCTTGCCGCCGAAGTCGGCACGCAACAGACCGTTCAGGCGGCTCTCGATGGCGCGCACGCTGGAGTCGCCGGCCAGCGCGCCGCGCTTGGCACTGTCGCCACCGCTGGCGGTCAACGAATCGAAGCTGGTCATCAGGGCGTTGAACGCGTCGATGAAGGTCTGCGCCTTGGCCTGGGTGCCGGCCTTGTCCTGGCCGACCGTGACGGTCAGCGGCGTGTCGCCTGCCGCGTGGGTCTTGCTCACGGTCAG includes the following:
- the fliS gene encoding flagellar export chaperone FliS, with amino-acid sequence MNSYHPNDSYDSYRSVDLEARAAAASPYELVLVLMDGLLDELARARGHIEHKRYQQKGISLEKCMNILNGLNGALDEEGGGEVVQGLSRLYEYCIYRLSDVSVSLSLEGLDEVTNLLGILREGWEGVSAARK